A genomic window from Aquitalea aquatilis includes:
- a CDS encoding MetQ/NlpA family ABC transporter substrate-binding protein, which yields MRRFVIKALAASLLGLAVAGSALAADPAKKEIVIGTTVGDFGDMVKQSIKPILEKQGYSVKLVEFTDYVRPNLALQEGALDVNVFQHKPYLDSFVKEHKLSLKEVFQVPTAPLGIYPGKLKSLKDVKDGSTISAPNDPSNFARALVMLNDLGWVKLKPGINPLTASERDIAVNVKKLKIVQLEAAQLPRSRNDVDFSVINGNYATSSGIKLTEAIYQEKSYAYVNWGVVRAADAGKPWARDVIAAYNSRAFSDWAKKKYVGYKFPQGWK from the coding sequence ATGCGTAGATTTGTCATCAAGGCGCTGGCCGCCTCGCTGCTGGGCCTGGCCGTAGCCGGCTCTGCCCTGGCTGCCGACCCGGCCAAGAAGGAAATCGTGATTGGCACCACCGTGGGTGACTTCGGCGACATGGTCAAGCAGTCGATCAAACCCATCCTGGAAAAGCAGGGCTATAGCGTGAAGCTGGTGGAATTCACCGACTACGTGCGCCCCAATCTGGCCTTGCAGGAAGGCGCGCTGGACGTGAACGTGTTCCAGCACAAGCCTTACCTGGACAGCTTCGTCAAGGAACACAAGCTGAGCCTGAAAGAAGTATTCCAGGTGCCGACCGCACCGCTGGGCATCTATCCGGGCAAGCTGAAGTCGCTCAAGGATGTGAAAGACGGCAGCACGATTTCCGCACCGAACGATCCGTCCAACTTCGCCCGCGCGCTGGTGATGCTGAACGATCTGGGCTGGGTCAAGCTCAAGCCGGGCATCAATCCGCTGACCGCATCCGAGCGTGACATCGCCGTCAATGTGAAAAAGCTGAAGATCGTACAACTGGAAGCCGCCCAGCTGCCCCGTTCGCGCAATGACGTGGATTTCTCCGTCATCAATGGCAACTACGCCACCAGCTCCGGCATCAAGCTGACCGAGGCCATCTATCAGGAAAAGAGCTACGCCTATGTCAACTGGGGTGTGGTGCGGGCGGCCGATGCCGGCAAGCCGTGGGCGCGTGATGTGATTGCCGCTTACAACTCCCGCGCCTTCAGCGACTGGGCCAAGAAAAAGTATGTGGGCTACAAATTCCCGCAGGGCTGGAAATAA
- a CDS encoding PfkB family carbohydrate kinase gives MTQREQEILQLLRQNPLIPQQQLADQLGISRSAAAGHIMKLMQKGHILGKGYILAETRYVVLLGGANMDIRGSTPAKLRFGDSNPGQVSCSPGGVARNIAENLARLGADCRLLSAVGDDLYGRSLLDSTQRAGVDVRPVLVLPDAATSTYLSIHGPDGDMSIAINDMQVLNRLDAARLAPQRELVRHAGLIVADANLSPDALAWLFAEAEQQPVFVDTVSAFKAERIRPWLGRIHTIKPNRIEAATLSGLPLESPADAAAVADWFHQQGVQQVILSLAGDGVFYSSAEGQGWSPAPQVDIVNATGAGDALMAGLIWGWLQQLPLPDAVCLAQACAALTLSCAATNNPTLSLAAIQHLCPTLSYPEPS, from the coding sequence ATGACACAACGTGAGCAGGAAATCCTGCAACTGCTGCGCCAGAACCCACTGATACCGCAGCAACAGCTGGCAGACCAGTTGGGCATCAGCCGTTCGGCCGCGGCCGGCCACATAATGAAGCTGATGCAAAAAGGCCATATTCTGGGCAAGGGCTACATCCTGGCCGAAACCCGCTATGTGGTACTGCTGGGTGGCGCCAATATGGACATCCGTGGCAGCACGCCGGCCAAGCTACGTTTTGGCGACTCCAATCCCGGCCAGGTCAGCTGTTCGCCCGGTGGTGTGGCGCGTAATATTGCCGAGAATCTGGCGCGACTGGGGGCCGACTGCCGGCTGCTCAGTGCGGTGGGCGACGATCTGTATGGCCGCTCGCTGCTGGATTCGACCCAGCGCGCCGGGGTGGATGTCCGCCCGGTGCTGGTGCTGCCGGATGCCGCCACCTCCACCTATCTGTCCATCCACGGCCCGGATGGCGACATGTCCATCGCCATCAACGACATGCAGGTGCTGAACCGGCTGGATGCCGCCAGGCTGGCCCCGCAGCGCGAGCTGGTCCGCCATGCTGGCCTGATCGTGGCCGATGCCAACCTGTCACCCGATGCCCTGGCTTGGCTGTTTGCCGAGGCCGAACAGCAGCCGGTGTTTGTCGACACCGTGTCGGCCTTCAAGGCCGAACGCATCCGCCCCTGGCTGGGCCGCATCCACACCATCAAGCCCAATCGTATCGAAGCCGCCACCCTGTCCGGCCTGCCGCTGGAAAGTCCCGCCGATGCCGCTGCCGTTGCCGACTGGTTTCACCAGCAGGGCGTGCAGCAAGTCATCCTCAGCCTGGCTGGCGACGGCGTGTTCTACAGCAGTGCCGAGGGTCAGGGCTGGAGCCCGGCACCACAGGTGGACATCGTCAATGCCACCGGCGCTGGCGATGCCCTGATGGCCGGCCTGATCTGGGGCTGGCTGCAGCAATTGCCGCTGCCCGATGCCGTGTGTCTGGCCCAGGCCTGCGCCGCCCTGACCCTGAGCTGCGCCGCCACCAACAACCCTACCCTGTCGCTGGCTGCCATCCAGCACCTGTGCCCAACCCTGTCTTACCCGGAGCCATCATGA
- a CDS encoding endonuclease/exonuclease/phosphatase family protein — MKPLNVTTYNIHKGMSPLNRHLRVEEIAQALETLSPDLLFLQEVQGKNLLRALRHEGWPLQPQHHYLARRLDHKVAYGLNAAYEHGHHGNALLSRYPIIEWCNRDISVNRFESRGVLHCVMLPKGWQQPVVALCAHLNLLARDRRKQYANLVHYIGAAIAPDVPIILAGDFNDWQGEASHCLQEAGLQEVFLQKSGRYALSFPARMPVLPLDRIYVRGLRVVSAEVQHGRPWSRLSDHLPICASLLPA, encoded by the coding sequence ATGAAACCGCTCAATGTCACGACCTACAATATTCACAAGGGTATGTCGCCGCTCAACCGTCACCTGCGCGTGGAAGAAATCGCCCAGGCGCTGGAAACGCTGTCGCCCGACCTGCTGTTTTTGCAGGAAGTGCAAGGCAAGAACCTGCTGCGCGCCTTGCGCCATGAGGGCTGGCCCTTGCAGCCACAGCACCACTATCTGGCGCGCCGGCTGGACCACAAGGTGGCCTACGGGCTGAATGCGGCTTATGAGCATGGCCACCATGGCAATGCGCTGCTGTCGCGCTATCCCATCATCGAGTGGTGCAATCGTGATATATCGGTCAACCGTTTCGAAAGTCGTGGTGTGCTGCATTGCGTGATGCTGCCCAAGGGCTGGCAGCAGCCGGTGGTGGCGCTGTGTGCCCATCTCAACCTGCTGGCGCGCGACCGGCGCAAGCAATATGCCAATCTGGTGCATTACATCGGAGCCGCCATTGCGCCGGATGTGCCCATCATCCTGGCTGGCGACTTCAATGACTGGCAGGGCGAGGCCAGCCACTGCCTACAGGAAGCCGGCTTGCAAGAGGTGTTTCTGCAAAAGAGCGGGCGCTATGCGCTGAGTTTCCCGGCGCGCATGCCAGTGCTGCCGCTGGATCGCATTTATGTGCGCGGCCTGCGGGTGGTGAGTGCCGAAGTGCAGCATGGCCGGCCCTGGTCACGGCTGTCCGACCACCTGCCGATCTGCGCCTCCCTGTTGCCGGCCTGA
- a CDS encoding DJ-1/PfpI family protein, translating into MKIAIITFQGFNELDSFIAAGMLNRMQPHGWEACITSPSEQVTSMNGVTVRAQQPLEFANQADVVLFGSGVMTRDIANDQELLARLQLNPARQLIGAQCSGTLLMAKLGLIDKLPACTDKRTKPWVEQAGIEVLDTPFHAIGNLATAGGCLSAQYLASWVMLKRSSETATREALDYVVPVGEKESYTNKLLDTVRPFID; encoded by the coding sequence ATGAAAATCGCCATCATCACTTTTCAGGGTTTCAACGAGCTGGACTCGTTCATTGCCGCCGGCATGCTTAACCGCATGCAGCCACATGGCTGGGAAGCCTGCATCACCAGCCCGAGTGAACAGGTCACCTCGATGAACGGTGTCACCGTGCGCGCCCAGCAGCCGCTGGAGTTCGCCAATCAGGCCGACGTGGTGCTGTTTGGCAGCGGCGTCATGACCCGCGACATCGCCAACGATCAGGAGCTGCTAGCCCGTTTGCAGCTCAATCCGGCCCGCCAGCTGATTGGCGCACAATGCTCCGGCACCCTGCTGATGGCCAAGCTGGGGCTGATCGACAAGCTGCCCGCCTGTACCGACAAGCGCACCAAACCCTGGGTGGAACAGGCTGGCATCGAAGTGCTGGATACCCCCTTCCATGCCATCGGCAATCTGGCCACGGCGGGTGGCTGCCTGTCGGCGCAATACCTGGCCAGCTGGGTCATGCTCAAACGCAGCAGCGAAACCGCCACCCGCGAAGCACTCGATTACGTGGTGCCGGTAGGGGAAAAGGAAAGCTACACCAACAAGCTGCTGGACACTGTACGCCCCTTCATCGATTGA
- a CDS encoding pseudouridine-5'-phosphate glycosidase yields MTQHAYLDIHPEVAAALAAGQPVVALESTIISHGMPYPQNVETALQVEAEVRAHGAVPATIAIINGRLKAGLSRDDIEVLGKNGREVVKVSRRDIPFIVAAGQTGATTVASTMIVAAMAGIRVFATGGIGGVHRGAQQSFDISADLQELAQTPVTVVCAGAKSILDLGLTLEYLETHGVPVIGYQTATLPAFFTRDSAFKVDYRLDSAAAIAAVMKAKWDLQLQGGMVVANPIPEQYAMSSASIDAAIEQALAEASAQGIAGKESTPFLLARVCELTGGNSLAANIQLVLNNARLAAAIAGDYCRLHA; encoded by the coding sequence ATGACCCAACACGCTTACCTGGACATCCACCCCGAAGTCGCCGCCGCACTGGCCGCCGGCCAGCCAGTCGTGGCACTGGAATCCACCATCATCTCGCACGGCATGCCCTACCCGCAAAACGTGGAAACGGCCCTGCAAGTGGAAGCCGAAGTGCGCGCCCACGGCGCAGTACCAGCCACCATTGCCATCATCAATGGCCGCCTGAAAGCCGGCCTCAGCCGCGACGACATCGAAGTGCTGGGCAAGAACGGCCGCGAAGTGGTCAAGGTCAGCCGCCGTGACATTCCCTTTATCGTGGCTGCCGGCCAGACTGGTGCCACCACCGTCGCCTCCACCATGATCGTGGCCGCCATGGCCGGCATCCGCGTCTTCGCCACCGGCGGCATTGGCGGTGTGCATCGTGGTGCGCAGCAGAGCTTCGACATTTCTGCCGACCTGCAGGAGCTGGCGCAAACGCCGGTCACCGTGGTGTGTGCCGGTGCCAAATCCATTCTTGATCTGGGCCTGACCCTGGAATATCTGGAAACCCACGGCGTACCGGTCATCGGCTATCAAACCGCCACCCTGCCAGCCTTCTTTACCCGCGACAGCGCCTTCAAGGTGGACTACCGCCTGGACAGCGCGGCTGCCATCGCTGCAGTGATGAAAGCCAAGTGGGACCTGCAACTGCAAGGCGGCATGGTGGTGGCCAACCCGATTCCCGAGCAATACGCCATGTCCAGCGCCAGCATCGATGCCGCCATCGAGCAGGCACTGGCTGAAGCCAGCGCCCAAGGCATTGCCGGCAAGGAATCCACCCCCTTCCTGCTGGCACGGGTATGCGAACTGACCGGCGGCAACAGCCTGGCCGCCAACATCCAGCTGGTGCTGAACAATGCCCGACTGGCCGCCGCCATTGCCGGCGACTACTGCCGTCTGCACGCCTGA
- a CDS encoding VOC family protein, translating into MIGYVTLGSNDLQRAAAFYDTLLAGIGASRLWEMDRGICWGTHPERPQLAIMQPFNGEPATVGNGVMVGFYLDSRTGVDQLHAHALQLGSQDEGAPGLRGDDFYGAYFRDPDGNKLCCFTMAK; encoded by the coding sequence ATGATTGGCTACGTCACACTCGGCAGCAACGACCTGCAGCGCGCCGCTGCCTTCTACGACACCTTGCTGGCCGGCATCGGTGCCAGCCGCCTGTGGGAAATGGACCGTGGCATCTGTTGGGGTACCCATCCCGAGCGGCCGCAACTGGCCATCATGCAACCATTCAATGGCGAGCCGGCCACGGTCGGCAACGGCGTGATGGTGGGCTTTTATCTGGATAGCCGTACCGGCGTGGACCAACTGCACGCCCACGCACTGCAGCTGGGCAGCCAGGACGAGGGCGCTCCGGGCCTGCGCGGAGATGATTTCTACGGTGCCTATTTCCGCGATCCGGATGGCAACAAGCTGTGCTGTTTCACCATGGCAAAATAA
- a CDS encoding methionine ABC transporter permease, translating to MEELTFAAALADLASMAPEIWQACRETALMLAVGLAAAIALGGPLGIVLYLSQPGQLFANRWVNGLLGWTVNLVRSFPFIILMVSLVPLTRMIVGSTIGPVAAAVPLSFAAIPYFARLVEQTLREIPRGVVEAAEAMGASPMQIIVKVLLNEARSGLISSLTILTISFLSYSAVAGVVGGGGIGDLAIRYGYYRFQTDVMVAMVLLLVLIVQIIQFAGNRLASRLDKR from the coding sequence ATGGAAGAACTGACTTTTGCCGCAGCGCTGGCTGATCTGGCCAGCATGGCTCCGGAAATCTGGCAGGCCTGCCGCGAGACGGCCCTGATGCTGGCCGTGGGGCTGGCGGCCGCCATTGCCCTGGGTGGCCCGCTGGGCATCGTGCTGTATTTGTCGCAGCCGGGCCAGCTGTTTGCCAACCGCTGGGTCAATGGCCTGCTGGGCTGGACGGTGAACCTGGTGCGCTCCTTCCCCTTCATCATCCTGATGGTGTCGCTGGTACCGCTGACGCGCATGATCGTTGGCAGCACCATCGGCCCGGTGGCCGCCGCTGTGCCGCTATCGTTTGCCGCCATTCCCTATTTTGCCCGCCTGGTCGAGCAAACCCTGCGCGAAATTCCGCGCGGGGTGGTGGAGGCGGCCGAAGCCATGGGCGCCAGCCCCATGCAGATTATCGTCAAGGTGCTGCTGAACGAGGCGCGCTCCGGGCTGATTTCCAGTCTGACCATTCTCACCATCAGCTTTCTGAGCTATTCCGCCGTGGCTGGTGTGGTGGGTGGCGGCGGCATTGGCGATCTGGCCATCCGTTATGGTTATTACCGCTTCCAGACCGACGTGATGGTGGCCATGGTGCTGCTGCTGGTACTGATCGTGCAGATCATCCAGTTTGCCGGCAACCGGCTGGCCTCGCGGCTGGACAAGCGTTGA
- a CDS encoding methionine ABC transporter ATP-binding protein — protein sequence MIHLQNICKRFRRPDGGWFDAVCDTSLSIGAGEVFGLIGFSGAGKSTLLRLINLLERPDSGAVIVAGQDLTALDAKALRRARQQLGMVFQQFNLMANRTVAGNIAFPLEIAGWSAADIASRVAECLEIVGLADRAQHYPAQLSGGQKQRVGIARALAPRPKVILADEPTSALDPKTTQSILDCLKDINQRFGVTVVIVTHEMHVVRSICHRAAVLDAGSVVEVVEVNGGEVDARSALARSLLEAA from the coding sequence ATGATTCATCTGCAAAATATCTGCAAGCGCTTTCGCCGCCCCGACGGCGGCTGGTTTGATGCTGTCTGCGATACCTCGCTGTCGATTGGTGCCGGCGAAGTGTTTGGCCTGATCGGTTTTTCCGGTGCCGGCAAATCCACCCTGCTGCGACTGATCAATCTGCTGGAACGGCCTGATAGCGGTGCCGTGATCGTGGCCGGGCAGGACCTGACCGCGCTGGATGCCAAGGCGCTGCGCCGGGCGCGCCAGCAACTGGGCATGGTGTTCCAGCAATTCAATCTGATGGCCAACCGCACGGTGGCCGGCAATATCGCTTTCCCGCTGGAAATTGCCGGCTGGAGCGCGGCAGATATCGCCAGCCGGGTCGCCGAGTGCCTGGAGATTGTCGGCCTGGCCGACCGGGCGCAGCACTATCCGGCGCAGCTCTCCGGCGGGCAGAAGCAGCGGGTGGGCATCGCCCGGGCACTGGCGCCGCGCCCCAAGGTGATTCTGGCGGACGAACCCACCTCGGCTCTCGACCCCAAGACCACCCAATCGATTCTGGACTGTCTGAAAGATATCAATCAGCGCTTTGGCGTGACGGTGGTGATCGTCACCCACGAAATGCACGTAGTGCGCTCCATCTGCCATCGCGCTGCCGTGCTGGATGCGGGCAGCGTGGTGGAGGTCGTGGAAGTTAACGGGGGGGAAGTGGATGCCCGTTCGGCGCTGGCGCGCTCGCTGCTGGAGGCCGCGTAA
- a CDS encoding VOC family protein, with amino-acid sequence MEYHYGRLLDHVHLVVADLPASKRFYTAVLQALGRELTGEGPDYFWADELFVSCGSPASRSHVHLAFQTADPARVQRFYQAGLAAGGGDNGQPGERPYHDGYYAAYLTDPDGNNIEAVFHGPHWRSAASIQVQPRCQDVAAPFTVCE; translated from the coding sequence ATGGAATACCATTACGGAAGACTGCTCGACCACGTTCACCTCGTCGTTGCCGACCTGCCCGCCAGCAAGCGCTTTTACACGGCGGTGCTGCAGGCACTGGGGCGTGAACTGACCGGTGAAGGTCCGGATTATTTCTGGGCCGACGAATTGTTTGTCTCCTGCGGCAGCCCGGCCAGTCGCAGCCATGTGCATCTGGCCTTCCAGACTGCCGATCCGGCCCGGGTGCAACGCTTTTACCAGGCCGGGCTGGCCGCCGGCGGTGGCGACAATGGCCAGCCGGGCGAACGCCCCTACCACGATGGCTATTACGCCGCCTACCTCACCGACCCCGACGGCAACAATATTGAAGCGGTATTCCACGGCCCGCACTGGCGCAGTGCCGCCTCCATCCAGGTGCAACCACGCTGCCAGGACGTAGCCGCACCGTTTACCGTGTGTGAATAA
- a CDS encoding HD domain-containing protein, whose product MNAPAAALLPSDTPLLQYWQQQLIDLLQQQPADDDGAHDLSHFHRVWAAARQILQQHSSADALVVLAACYLHDLVNLPKNHPQREQASRMAAAKAGPLLHAAGFPADKLDGVAHAIEAHSFSANITPRTLEAQIVQDADRMDALGAIGLARMFYTSGRMGRQLAHPDDPLASTRPLDDREYALDHIEVKLEKLPGMMQTAAGRAMAEERLQRLQAFRQQFVEEWLAR is encoded by the coding sequence ATGAACGCTCCCGCTGCCGCTCTTCTCCCGTCAGACACCCCGCTGCTGCAATACTGGCAACAACAGCTGATCGACCTGCTGCAACAACAACCCGCCGACGATGATGGCGCACATGACCTCAGCCATTTCCATCGTGTCTGGGCTGCCGCACGGCAAATCCTGCAACAGCACAGCAGCGCCGATGCCCTGGTGGTGCTGGCTGCCTGCTATCTGCACGATCTGGTCAACCTGCCGAAGAACCACCCGCAGCGCGAACAGGCTTCGCGCATGGCTGCCGCCAAGGCCGGCCCGCTGCTGCACGCGGCCGGTTTCCCGGCTGACAAGCTGGATGGCGTAGCCCATGCCATCGAAGCACACAGCTTTTCCGCCAATATCACGCCACGCACGCTGGAAGCACAGATCGTGCAGGACGCCGACCGCATGGACGCCCTGGGGGCCATAGGCCTGGCGCGCATGTTTTACACCTCCGGCCGCATGGGCCGGCAACTGGCACACCCGGACGACCCGCTGGCCAGCACGCGCCCGCTGGACGACCGCGAGTACGCGCTGGATCACATCGAGGTCAAGCTGGAAAAGCTGCCGGGCATGATGCAGACCGCGGCCGGCCGTGCCATGGCAGAGGAACGGCTACAGCGCCTGCAGGCCTTCCGCCAGCAGTTTGTCGAGGAATGGCTGGCGCGCTGA